In the Pseudomonas sp. DTU_2021_1001937_2_SI_NGA_ILE_001 genome, one interval contains:
- a CDS encoding feruloyl-CoA synthase: MNRQPASAPAPYRPVSIAHPAVAVSERQGILHIRNLEPLAERPARLLDRLRHWAAECPQRTFIAARNEQGGWREISYAQMLTDVRAIAQSLLAHGLSAERPLALLSGNDIEHLQMALGAMYAGIPYCPVSPAYSLLSQDHAKLRHVCDVLQPGLVFVSDVTPFQKAIDAVLPADIAVISVRGMASGRPAIDFASLLAQPGGAEAEAAFAATGPDSIAKFLFTSGSTKLPKAVVTTQRMLCANQQMLLQTFPVFGEEPPVLVDWLPWNHTFGGSHNLGIVLYNGGTFYLDNGKPTAQGFAETLRNLKEISPTAYLTVPKGWEELVSALEQDSELRERFFARIKLFFFAAAGLSQSIWDRLDRIAEQHCGERIRMMAGLGMTEASPSCTFTTGPLSQAGYVGLPAPGCEVRLVPVDGKLEGRFRGPHIMPGYWRSPQQTAEAFDEQGYYCSGDALKLADPAQPELGLMFDGRIAEDFKLSSGVFVSVGPLRNRAVLEGSPYVQDIVVCAPDRECLGALVFPRLYECRQLAGLGREASDEQVLASPEVRHWFAAWLHRLNKDASGNASRLEWIALLAEPPSIDRGEITDKGSINQRAVLQWRASLVDALYRGDHDALLRADAKAAGAPA; encoded by the coding sequence GTGAACCGCCAACCTGCAAGCGCCCCGGCGCCCTACCGCCCCGTGTCCATCGCGCACCCCGCCGTCGCGGTCAGCGAACGCCAGGGTATCCTGCACATTCGTAACCTGGAACCGCTGGCCGAACGCCCGGCGCGGCTGCTCGACCGCCTGCGGCACTGGGCCGCCGAGTGCCCGCAGCGCACCTTCATCGCCGCGCGCAATGAACAGGGTGGCTGGCGCGAAATCAGCTACGCGCAAATGCTCACCGACGTGCGTGCCATCGCCCAGAGCCTGCTGGCTCACGGCCTGAGCGCCGAACGCCCGCTGGCGCTGCTCTCGGGCAACGACATCGAGCACCTGCAGATGGCCCTCGGGGCGATGTACGCCGGGATTCCCTACTGCCCGGTGTCACCGGCCTATTCGCTGCTGTCCCAGGACCACGCCAAGCTGCGCCATGTCTGTGACGTGCTGCAGCCGGGCCTGGTGTTCGTCAGCGACGTCACGCCGTTCCAGAAAGCCATCGACGCCGTGCTGCCGGCCGACATTGCGGTGATCAGCGTGCGCGGCATGGCCAGCGGCCGGCCCGCCATCGACTTCGCCAGCCTGCTGGCCCAACCCGGTGGCGCCGAGGCCGAAGCCGCGTTCGCCGCCACCGGCCCGGACAGCATCGCCAAGTTCCTGTTCACCTCCGGTTCCACCAAGCTGCCCAAGGCGGTGGTCACCACCCAGCGCATGCTCTGCGCCAACCAGCAGATGCTGTTGCAGACCTTCCCGGTGTTCGGCGAAGAGCCGCCGGTGCTGGTCGACTGGCTGCCCTGGAACCACACCTTCGGCGGCAGCCATAACCTGGGCATCGTGCTGTACAACGGCGGCACCTTCTACCTGGACAACGGCAAGCCCACCGCGCAGGGCTTCGCCGAGACCCTGCGCAACCTCAAGGAAATCTCGCCCACCGCCTACCTCACCGTGCCCAAGGGCTGGGAAGAGCTGGTCAGCGCCCTGGAGCAGGACAGCGAGCTGCGCGAGCGCTTCTTCGCCCGCATCAAGCTGTTCTTCTTCGCCGCCGCTGGCCTGTCGCAAAGCATCTGGGACCGCCTCGACCGCATCGCCGAGCAGCACTGCGGCGAGCGTATCCGCATGATGGCCGGGCTGGGCATGACCGAAGCCTCGCCGTCGTGCACCTTCACCACCGGCCCGCTGTCCCAGGCCGGCTACGTCGGGCTGCCGGCGCCGGGCTGCGAAGTGCGTCTGGTGCCAGTGGACGGCAAGCTGGAAGGGCGCTTTCGCGGCCCGCACATCATGCCCGGCTACTGGCGCTCGCCGCAGCAGACCGCCGAAGCCTTCGACGAGCAGGGCTACTACTGCTCCGGTGACGCGCTGAAGCTCGCCGACCCGGCGCAGCCCGAGCTGGGGCTGATGTTCGATGGGCGTATCGCCGAAGACTTCAAGCTGTCTTCGGGGGTGTTCGTCAGCGTCGGGCCACTGCGCAACCGCGCGGTGCTGGAGGGCTCGCCCTACGTGCAGGACATCGTGGTCTGCGCACCCGACCGCGAATGCCTCGGCGCGCTGGTGTTCCCACGCCTTTATGAGTGCCGGCAGCTGGCGGGGCTGGGCCGCGAGGCCAGCGACGAACAGGTGCTGGCCAGCCCCGAGGTGCGCCACTGGTTCGCCGCCTGGCTGCACCGCCTGAACAAGGACGCCAGCGGCAACGCCAGCCGCCTGGAATGGATCGCCCTGCTGGCCGAGCCGCCGTCCATCGACCGCGGCGAGATCACCGACAAGGGCTCGATCAACCAGCGCGCCGTGCTGCAATGGCGCGCCAGCCTGGTCGATGCCTTGTACCGCGGCGACCACGACGCGCTGCTGCGCGCCGACGCCAAGGCCGCCGGGGCACCGGCATGA
- a CDS encoding aldehyde dehydrogenase — translation MLDVPLLIGGQSCPARDGKTFERRNPVSGEVVSRVAAATLEDADAAVAAAQAAFPAWAALAPNERRTRLLKAADQLQANSEHFIAAAGETGAMANWYGFNVMLAAKILREAASMTTQINGEVIPSDVPGSFAMALRQPCGVVLGIAPWNAPVILATRAIAMPLACGNTVVLKASELSPAVHRLIGQILHEAGLGDGVVNVISNAPQDAPAIVERLIANPAVRRVNFTGSTHVGRIVGELSARHLKPALLELGGKAPFLVLDDADLDAAVEAAAFGAYFNQGQICMSTERLIVDDKVADAFVAKLKAKIATLPAGDPSDPAAKLGSLVDARAGERIMGLIDDAVTQGATLVCGGTCSGSILQPTLLDQVTDSMRLYREESFGPVAVVLRASGDEALLRLANDSEFGLSAAIFSRDTSRALALAQRVESGICHINGPTVHDEAQMPFGGVKSSGYGSFGAKASVEFFTQLRWVTLQNGPRHYPI, via the coding sequence ATGCTGGACGTGCCATTGCTGATCGGCGGGCAGTCGTGCCCTGCCCGCGACGGTAAGACTTTCGAGCGCCGCAACCCGGTGAGCGGCGAAGTGGTGTCGCGGGTCGCCGCTGCCACCCTGGAAGACGCCGACGCCGCCGTGGCCGCCGCCCAGGCTGCGTTTCCGGCCTGGGCCGCGCTGGCGCCCAACGAGCGCCGCACGCGCCTGCTGAAAGCCGCCGACCAACTGCAGGCCAACAGCGAGCACTTCATCGCCGCCGCCGGAGAAACCGGCGCCATGGCCAACTGGTACGGCTTCAACGTCATGCTGGCGGCGAAGATCCTGCGTGAAGCCGCGTCAATGACCACGCAGATCAACGGCGAGGTGATTCCTTCCGACGTGCCGGGCAGCTTTGCCATGGCCCTGCGCCAGCCGTGCGGTGTGGTGCTGGGCATCGCCCCGTGGAACGCCCCGGTGATCCTCGCCACCCGCGCCATCGCCATGCCCCTGGCCTGCGGCAACACAGTGGTGCTGAAAGCTTCCGAGCTGAGCCCGGCGGTGCATCGGCTGATCGGCCAGATCCTCCATGAAGCCGGGCTCGGCGATGGCGTGGTCAACGTCATCAGCAATGCCCCGCAAGACGCACCCGCCATCGTCGAACGGCTGATCGCCAACCCGGCAGTACGCCGCGTCAACTTCACCGGCTCCACCCATGTCGGGCGCATCGTCGGCGAGCTGTCGGCGCGCCACCTCAAGCCGGCGCTGCTGGAGCTGGGCGGCAAGGCGCCGTTTCTGGTGCTGGACGACGCCGACCTCGATGCCGCCGTCGAAGCCGCCGCCTTCGGCGCCTACTTCAATCAGGGGCAGATCTGCATGTCGACCGAGCGGCTGATCGTCGACGACAAGGTCGCCGATGCCTTCGTCGCCAAGCTCAAGGCCAAGATCGCCACCCTGCCAGCCGGTGACCCGAGCGACCCGGCCGCCAAGCTCGGCTCGCTGGTCGATGCCCGCGCCGGCGAGCGCATCATGGGCCTGATCGACGATGCCGTGACCCAGGGCGCGACCCTGGTCTGCGGCGGCACCTGCAGCGGCAGCATCCTCCAGCCGACCCTGCTCGACCAGGTCACCGACTCGATGCGTCTGTATCGCGAAGAGTCCTTCGGCCCGGTGGCGGTGGTGCTGCGCGCCAGCGGTGACGAAGCCCTGCTGCGCCTGGCCAACGACTCGGAATTCGGCCTGTCGGCGGCGATCTTCAGCCGCGACACCAGCCGCGCCCTGGCGCTGGCCCAACGTGTCGAATCGGGCATCTGCCACATCAACGGCCCGACCGTGCACGACGAGGCGCAGATGCCCTTCGGCGGGGTGAAGTCCAGCGGCTACGGCAGCTTCGGCGCCAAGGCCTCGGTGGAGTTCTTCACCCAGTTGCGCTGGGTGACCCTGCAGAACGGCCCAAGGCACTACCCGATCTGA
- a CDS encoding p-hydroxycinnamoyl CoA hydratase/lyase, with protein sequence MSNYEGRWSTVKVEIEEGIAWVILNRPEKRNAMSPTLNREMIDVLETLEQDPAAGVLVLTGAGESWTAGMDLKEYFRETDAGPEILQEKIRREASQWQWKLLRMYAKPTIAMVNGWCFGGGFSPLVACDLAICADEATFGLSEINWGIPPGNLVSKAMADTVGHRQSLYYIMTGKTFDGKKAAEMGLVNESVPLAQLRETTIELARNLLEKNPVVLRAAKHGFKRCRELTWEQNEDYLYAKLDQSRLLDTEGGREQGMKQFLDDKSIKPGLEAYKR encoded by the coding sequence ATGAGCAATTACGAAGGCCGCTGGAGCACCGTCAAGGTCGAAATCGAGGAAGGCATCGCCTGGGTCATCCTCAACCGCCCGGAAAAACGCAACGCCATGAGCCCGACCCTGAACCGGGAAATGATCGACGTGCTGGAGACTCTGGAGCAGGACCCGGCGGCCGGCGTACTGGTGCTGACCGGTGCCGGTGAATCCTGGACCGCCGGCATGGACCTCAAGGAATACTTCCGCGAAACCGACGCCGGCCCGGAGATCCTTCAGGAGAAGATCCGCCGCGAAGCCTCGCAATGGCAGTGGAAACTGCTGCGCATGTACGCCAAGCCGACCATCGCCATGGTCAATGGCTGGTGCTTCGGCGGCGGGTTCAGTCCGCTGGTGGCCTGCGACCTGGCAATCTGCGCCGACGAAGCGACCTTCGGCCTGTCGGAAATCAACTGGGGCATCCCGCCGGGCAACCTGGTCAGCAAGGCCATGGCCGACACCGTTGGCCATCGCCAGTCGCTGTACTACATCATGACCGGCAAGACCTTCGACGGTAAGAAAGCCGCCGAGATGGGCCTGGTCAACGAAAGCGTGCCGCTGGCGCAACTGCGCGAGACCACCATCGAGCTGGCGCGCAACCTGCTGGAAAAGAACCCGGTCGTGCTGCGCGCCGCCAAGCACGGCTTCAAGCGCTGCCGCGAACTGACCTGGGAGCAGAACGAAGACTACCTGTACGCCAAGCTCGACCAGTCGCGCCTGCTGGACACCGAAGGCGGTCGCGAGCAGGGTATGAAGCAGTTCCTCGACGACAAGAGCATCAAGCCAGGCCTGGAAGCCTACAAGCGCTGA
- a CDS encoding MarR family winged helix-turn-helix transcriptional regulator, which yields MAKSSSAASSSALPASDAAVPLDAALDDLIGYALRRAQLKLFQNLIARLAVHDLRPAQFSALAIIEQNPGLMQADLARALAIEPPQVVPLLNKLEERALAVRVRCKPDKRSYGIFLSKTGETMLKEVKQIAAQSDLDATAALDDAEREQLLRLLRKIYQD from the coding sequence ATGGCCAAGTCTTCCAGTGCCGCTTCTTCGAGCGCCCTTCCCGCTTCCGACGCCGCCGTGCCGCTGGATGCCGCGCTCGACGATCTGATCGGCTATGCCCTGCGCCGTGCCCAGCTCAAGCTGTTCCAGAACCTCATCGCGCGGCTGGCCGTGCATGACCTGCGCCCGGCGCAGTTCTCCGCGCTGGCGATCATCGAGCAGAACCCTGGCCTGATGCAGGCCGACCTGGCCCGTGCACTGGCCATCGAGCCGCCGCAGGTGGTGCCGTTGCTCAACAAGCTGGAAGAACGCGCCCTGGCCGTGCGGGTGCGCTGCAAGCCAGACAAGCGTTCGTACGGCATTTTCCTCAGCAAGACCGGCGAAACGATGCTCAAGGAAGTGAAGCAGATCGCCGCGCAGAGCGACCTGGACGCCACCGCCGCGCTCGACGATGCTGAGCGCGAGCAGCTGCTCAGGCTGCTGCGCAAGATCTATCAGGACTGA
- a CDS encoding OprD family porin, giving the protein MPDTFSPLGRARPSLYRHARRTAPLLLLGLCSSGLQAEGLLEDSHGTLNLRNYYLDRDYKDDGAKRAAREWAQAFILNLESGYTPGKLGFGLDARALVGVKLDSSPDRSGTELLPVSASDRRAPDDYSRLALTGKMRFNQTTVKTGDVSIFLPFAFASPSRLLPQTFRGTTLTSKDIDGLTFNAGYIDRINKRNSTSYESMTIASPNGRFNGAATTSHMSYLGGDYQFTKDLGIRVYHTEVDDLYRQSTLALLHNLPLGDGVLTSDLRSFFSEEAGSAKAGKVDNVNASALFAYRLGGHKVSLGYMHSSGDTATPYVSGTELMGMSELTMASDFLNAKEHTWQAIYDYDFAAVGVPGLKSRLRYVRGDNIELASLNADDRKEREFQMELGYVIQSGPLKQLGFVVRKAIYRNDFPTGAAFRDENQTRFLATYSLPLW; this is encoded by the coding sequence ATGCCAGACACCTTCTCGCCCCTCGGCAGGGCTCGCCCGAGCCTGTATCGCCACGCTCGCCGTACCGCGCCATTGCTGCTGCTGGGTTTGTGCAGCAGCGGCCTGCAGGCCGAAGGCCTGCTGGAAGACAGCCACGGTACGCTTAACCTGCGTAACTATTACCTCGACCGCGACTACAAGGATGATGGGGCCAAGCGCGCTGCCCGGGAATGGGCGCAGGCCTTCATTCTCAACCTCGAATCCGGCTACACCCCTGGCAAGCTGGGCTTCGGCCTGGATGCACGCGCATTGGTCGGGGTCAAGCTGGATTCTTCGCCGGACCGCAGCGGCACCGAACTGCTGCCGGTGTCGGCCAGTGACCGTCGCGCCCCGGACGATTATTCGCGCCTGGCGCTGACCGGCAAGATGCGCTTCAACCAGACCACGGTGAAGACCGGCGACGTGTCGATTTTCCTGCCGTTCGCCTTCGCCAGCCCGTCGCGCCTGTTGCCGCAGACCTTCCGCGGCACCACGCTGACCTCCAAGGACATCGACGGCCTGACCTTCAATGCGGGCTACATCGACCGCATCAACAAGCGCAACTCGACCTCCTACGAGTCGATGACCATTGCCTCACCGAACGGACGCTTCAACGGCGCGGCGACCACCTCGCACATGAGCTACCTGGGCGGTGACTACCAGTTCACCAAGGACCTGGGCATTCGCGTGTACCACACCGAGGTCGATGACCTTTACCGGCAGAGCACCCTGGCGCTGCTGCATAACCTGCCGCTGGGCGACGGCGTACTGACCAGCGACCTGCGCAGCTTCTTCAGCGAGGAGGCCGGCAGCGCCAAGGCCGGCAAGGTCGACAACGTCAACGCCTCGGCGCTGTTCGCCTACCGGCTGGGCGGGCACAAGGTCAGCCTCGGCTACATGCATTCGAGCGGCGACACCGCCACGCCCTATGTGTCTGGCACCGAACTGATGGGCATGAGCGAACTGACCATGGCCTCGGACTTTCTCAACGCCAAGGAACACACCTGGCAGGCCATCTACGATTACGACTTCGCCGCTGTGGGCGTGCCGGGCCTGAAGAGCCGCCTGCGTTATGTGCGCGGCGACAACATCGAACTCGCCTCGCTGAACGCCGACGACCGCAAGGAACGGGAATTCCAGATGGAGCTGGGCTACGTGATCCAGAGCGGGCCGCTCAAGCAGCTGGGTTTCGTGGTGCGCAAGGCGATCTACCGCAACGACTTTCCCACCGGCGCGGCCTTCCGCGACGAAAACCAGACCCGCTTCCTGGCCACCTACAGCCTGCCGCTGTGGTGA
- the mhpT gene encoding 3-(3-hydroxy-phenyl)propionate transporter MhpT, with protein sequence MDSSLRRPTATIVLCFIVALIEGFDLQAAGTAAAGLRHTFTLDPKMLGWVFSAGIIGLLPGAFFGGWIADRIGRKKILIAAVLLFGVFSLATAYVEGYATLLLVRFLTGLGLGAALPNLIALCAEAVGEQRRGTAISIMYAGVPLGGALAAVVAMLGGDHWQMTFIIGGLAPLLVVPLMLVLLPESTVFRQQADASARVSTPQALFGEGRARLTLALWISYFFTLTVMYMLLNWLPSLLMGQGFTKPEASLVQMLFNIGGALGSLFGGLLLDRFNGVKVVIGVYLGLLASLVGVGLSVGIAPMATAGFCVGVFVMAAQLVLYAMAPPSYPTAVRATGVGAAVAIGRLGSVAGPLAAGQILAAGAGTSGVLLATSPGLVIAALAILIVVARPGSAARPGLKPASR encoded by the coding sequence ATGGACAGTTCACTGCGCCGGCCAACGGCGACCATCGTGCTTTGCTTCATCGTTGCACTCATCGAAGGCTTCGACCTGCAGGCCGCCGGCACCGCCGCTGCCGGGCTGCGGCACACCTTCACCCTCGACCCCAAGATGCTCGGCTGGGTATTCAGCGCCGGAATCATCGGTCTGCTGCCAGGTGCCTTCTTCGGCGGCTGGATCGCCGACCGCATTGGCCGCAAGAAGATTCTCATCGCCGCCGTGCTGCTGTTTGGCGTGTTTTCCCTGGCCACCGCCTACGTCGAGGGCTATGCGACCCTGCTGCTGGTGCGCTTCCTTACCGGCCTGGGCCTGGGCGCTGCGCTGCCCAACCTGATCGCCCTGTGTGCCGAGGCGGTCGGTGAACAGCGCCGTGGCACGGCGATCAGCATCATGTATGCCGGTGTACCGCTGGGTGGTGCACTGGCGGCGGTGGTGGCCATGCTGGGCGGTGACCACTGGCAGATGACTTTCATCATCGGTGGCCTGGCGCCGCTGCTGGTGGTGCCGCTGATGCTGGTGCTGCTGCCCGAGTCCACGGTGTTCCGCCAGCAAGCCGATGCCAGCGCACGGGTCTCCACGCCCCAGGCCCTGTTCGGCGAAGGGCGTGCGCGCCTTACCCTGGCGCTGTGGATCAGCTACTTCTTCACCCTGACCGTGATGTACATGCTGCTCAATTGGCTGCCGTCACTGCTCATGGGCCAGGGCTTTACCAAGCCGGAAGCCAGCCTGGTGCAGATGCTGTTCAACATCGGCGGCGCGCTGGGCTCGCTGTTCGGTGGTCTGCTGCTGGACCGCTTCAATGGCGTGAAGGTGGTAATCGGCGTCTACCTGGGGCTGCTGGCGTCGCTGGTAGGCGTCGGCCTGTCGGTCGGCATCGCGCCCATGGCCACCGCCGGTTTCTGTGTCGGGGTGTTCGTCATGGCCGCGCAGTTGGTGCTGTATGCCATGGCGCCGCCTTCCTACCCCACTGCCGTACGCGCGACCGGTGTGGGCGCGGCGGTGGCCATCGGTCGCCTGGGGTCGGTTGCCGGTCCGCTGGCTGCCGGGCAGATTCTCGCTGCTGGCGCCGGCACCAGCGGCGTGTTGCTGGCCACTTCGCCCGGCCTGGTGATCGCTGCGCTGGCGATTCTCATCGTGGTCGCGCGGCCAGGCAGCGCGGCGCGTCCCGGCCTCAAGCCGGCCAGCCGCTGA
- a CDS encoding aminoacyl-tRNA deacylase and HDOD domain-containing protein has product MTEVAHVDDSLHTPSVIRQLLEKLSISYQEVVDDVTLPVERKVQAVLVEDAVGALLILFPQNQLLDLNRIAELTGRELKAVSHERLSRMLVKHNLQSLPGLPALTSSPCLYDDRLLQQPKLLVGSGEQGLLLEIASDDFKGMLSKASAAHFGQLVSTVQPNFDRPHDDREEITQAVHAFTARRIQQRLEATLEIPPLAGTAQKIIKLRVDPDATIDDITGVVETDPALAAQVVSWAASPYYASTGKIRSVEDAIVRVLGFDLVINLALGLALGKTLSLPKDHPQQTTPYWQQSIYTAAVIEGLTRAIPRAKRPEGGLTYLAGLLHNFGYLLLAHVFPPHFSLICRQLEVNPHLHHSYVEQHLLGISREQIGAWLMRAWDMPDELSTALRFQHDPQYAGEHCEYANLVFLAVQLLRQHGVGSGPVEAIPNELFERLGITREKAEESVRKVLDAEVMLRELAAQFNH; this is encoded by the coding sequence ATGACAGAAGTAGCCCACGTCGATGATTCTCTCCACACCCCGTCCGTCATCCGGCAGTTGTTGGAAAAATTGTCCATCAGCTACCAGGAAGTCGTGGATGACGTCACCCTGCCTGTCGAGCGCAAGGTCCAGGCGGTCCTGGTCGAGGACGCCGTCGGCGCCCTGCTGATCCTATTCCCGCAGAACCAGTTGCTGGACCTCAACCGCATCGCCGAGCTGACTGGCCGCGAACTCAAGGCGGTTTCCCACGAGCGCTTGTCGCGCATGCTGGTCAAGCACAACCTGCAAAGCCTGCCCGGCCTGCCGGCCCTGACCAGCTCGCCGTGCCTGTACGACGACCGCCTGTTGCAGCAGCCCAAGCTGCTGGTGGGCTCCGGCGAACAGGGCCTGCTGCTGGAGATCGCCAGCGACGACTTCAAGGGCATGCTCAGCAAGGCCAGTGCCGCGCATTTCGGCCAACTGGTCAGCACGGTGCAGCCGAACTTCGACCGCCCGCACGACGACCGAGAGGAAATCACTCAGGCCGTGCACGCCTTCACCGCACGGCGCATCCAGCAACGCCTGGAAGCGACCCTGGAGATCCCGCCGCTGGCCGGCACCGCGCAGAAGATCATCAAGCTGCGTGTCGACCCGGACGCCACCATCGACGACATCACGGGCGTGGTGGAAACCGACCCAGCCCTGGCCGCCCAGGTGGTCAGCTGGGCCGCCTCACCTTATTACGCCTCTACCGGCAAGATCCGCTCGGTGGAAGACGCCATCGTGCGTGTGCTGGGCTTCGACCTGGTGATCAACCTGGCCCTCGGTCTGGCGCTGGGCAAGACCCTCAGCCTGCCCAAGGATCATCCACAGCAGACCACCCCGTACTGGCAGCAGTCGATCTACACCGCCGCCGTTATCGAAGGCCTGACCCGTGCCATCCCCCGCGCCAAACGCCCGGAAGGCGGCCTGACCTACCTGGCCGGCCTGCTGCACAACTTCGGCTACCTGCTGCTGGCGCATGTGTTCCCGCCACATTTCTCGCTGATCTGCCGGCAACTGGAAGTCAACCCGCACCTGCATCACAGCTATGTCGAGCAGCACCTGCTGGGCATCAGCCGCGAGCAGATCGGCGCCTGGCTGATGCGCGCCTGGGACATGCCGGACGAACTGTCCACCGCGCTGCGCTTCCAGCATGACCCGCAGTACGCCGGTGAGCATTGCGAATATGCCAACCTGGTGTTCCTGGCCGTGCAGTTGCTGCGTCAGCACGGCGTCGGTTCCGGCCCGGTAGAGGCGATTCCCAACGAGCTGTTCGAGCGCCTGGGCATCACCCGCGAGAAAGCCGAGGAATCGGTGCGCAAGGTGCTGGATGCCGAAGTGATGCTTCGCGAGCTGGCCGCGCAGTTCAATCACTGA
- the recG gene encoding ATP-dependent DNA helicase RecG, which yields MSELSQVPVTALKGVGEAMAEKLARVGLETLQDVLFHLPLRYQDRTRVVPIGALRPGQDAVIEGVVSGADVVMGKRRSLLVRLNDGSGSVSLRFYHFSNAQKEGLKRGTHLRCFGEARPGASGLEIYHPEYRALTGDEAPPVEKTLTPIYPTTEGLTQQRLRQLSQQSLAMLGPRSLPDWLPEELARDYELAPLDDAIRYLHHPPADADLEELALGHHWAQHRLAFEELLTHQLSQQRLRESLRAQRAPSLPPASRLPREFLANLGFAPTGAQQRVGKEVAYDLSQPEPMLRLVQGDVGAGKTVVAALAALQAIEAGYQVALMAPTEILAEQHYLNFQRWLEPLGVEVAWLAGKLKGKARATALEQIGRGAPMVVGTHALFQDEVQFSNLALVIIDEQHRFGVQQRLALRSKGVGGMLCPHQLIMTATPIPRTLAMSAYADLDTSILDELPPGRTPVNTVLVADSRRVEVIERVRAACAEGRQAYWVCTLIEESEELTCKAAETSFEELSMALGELRVGLIHGRMKPAEKAAIMAEFKQGSLQLLVATTVIEVGVDVPNASLMIIENPERLGLAQLHQLRGRVGRGSAVSHCVLLYHPPLSQIGRQRLGIMRETNDGFVIAEKDLEIRGPGEMLGTRQTGLLQFKVADLMRDADLLPAVRDAAQALLERWPQHVSPLLDRWLRHGQQYGQV from the coding sequence ATGAGCGAGCTTTCCCAGGTCCCGGTCACCGCACTCAAGGGTGTCGGCGAAGCCATGGCCGAGAAGCTGGCCAGGGTAGGGCTGGAAACCCTGCAGGACGTGTTGTTCCACCTGCCGCTGCGTTATCAGGACCGCACCCGGGTGGTGCCCATCGGCGCGCTGCGGCCCGGCCAGGATGCGGTGATCGAAGGCGTGGTCAGCGGTGCCGACGTGGTGATGGGCAAGCGCCGCAGCCTGCTGGTACGCCTGAATGACGGCAGCGGCTCGGTGAGCCTGCGCTTCTACCACTTCAGCAATGCGCAGAAGGAGGGCCTCAAGCGCGGCACCCACCTGCGCTGCTTCGGCGAAGCGCGGCCCGGCGCCTCGGGCCTGGAGATCTACCACCCCGAGTACCGCGCCCTGACCGGCGACGAAGCGCCGCCGGTCGAGAAGACCCTCACGCCGATCTACCCGACCACCGAAGGCCTGACCCAGCAACGCCTGCGCCAGCTCAGCCAGCAGAGCCTGGCGATGCTCGGGCCGCGCAGCCTGCCCGACTGGCTCCCCGAAGAGCTGGCCCGCGACTACGAGCTGGCACCGCTGGACGACGCCATTCGCTACCTGCATCACCCACCCGCCGACGCCGATCTGGAAGAACTCGCCCTGGGCCATCACTGGGCCCAGCACCGCCTGGCTTTCGAAGAACTGCTGACCCACCAGTTGTCGCAACAGCGCCTGCGCGAGAGCCTGCGCGCCCAGCGTGCCCCGTCTCTGCCACCGGCCAGCCGCCTGCCACGCGAATTCCTCGCCAACCTCGGTTTCGCACCTACCGGTGCCCAGCAGCGGGTCGGCAAGGAAGTGGCCTACGACCTCAGCCAGCCCGAGCCCATGCTGCGCCTGGTGCAGGGCGACGTGGGTGCCGGCAAGACCGTGGTCGCGGCGCTGGCGGCGCTGCAGGCGATCGAGGCTGGCTACCAGGTCGCGTTGATGGCACCCACCGAGATTCTCGCCGAGCAGCATTACTTGAACTTCCAGCGTTGGCTGGAGCCGCTGGGCGTCGAAGTGGCCTGGCTGGCCGGCAAGCTCAAGGGCAAGGCACGGGCGACGGCCCTGGAGCAGATCGGCCGCGGTGCGCCCATGGTGGTCGGCACCCACGCGCTGTTCCAGGACGAAGTGCAGTTCAGCAACCTGGCCCTGGTGATCATCGACGAACAGCACCGTTTCGGCGTGCAGCAACGCCTGGCCCTGCGCAGCAAGGGGGTAGGGGGTATGCTCTGCCCGCACCAGTTGATCATGACCGCCACGCCCATCCCACGCACGCTGGCGATGAGCGCCTATGCCGACCTCGACACCTCGATCCTCGACGAACTGCCGCCCGGCCGTACTCCGGTGAACACCGTGCTGGTCGCCGACAGCCGGCGCGTGGAGGTCATCGAACGGGTGCGCGCCGCTTGCGCCGAGGGGCGCCAGGCCTATTGGGTCTGCACGCTGATCGAAGAATCCGAAGAACTCACCTGCAAGGCCGCCGAGACCTCCTTCGAAGAGCTGAGCATGGCGCTGGGCGAACTGCGCGTCGGCTTGATACACGGGCGCATGAAGCCGGCGGAAAAGGCCGCGATCATGGCCGAATTCAAGCAGGGCAGCCTGCAACTGCTGGTGGCGACCACGGTGATCGAGGTCGGTGTGGACGTGCCCAATGCCAGCCTGATGATCATCGAGAACCCCGAGCGCCTGGGCCTGGCCCAGTTGCACCAGCTGCGCGGCCGGGTCGGGCGGGGCAGTGCGGTGAGCCATTGCGTGCTGCTCTACCACCCGCCGCTATCACAGATCGGTCGCCAGCGACTGGGCATCATGCGCGAAACCAACGACGGTTTCGTCATCGCCGAAAAGGATCTGGAAATTCGTGGTCCGGGCGAAATGCTCGGCACCCGACAAACGGGCCTGTTGCAGTTCAAGGTGGCCGACCTGATGCGCGACGCCGACCTGCTGCCGGCCGTACGCGACGCCGCCCAGGCCCTGCTGGAGCGCTGGCCGCAGCATGTCAGCCCGTTGCTGGATCGCTGGCTGCGCCACGGCCAGCAATACGGCCAGGTTTGA